The following DNA comes from Candidatus Desulfarcum epimagneticum.
GGGCGTGGTCCGGGTCGTTTTTTCTTTTCCCCATCCACTCCGAAAGCAGGGCCATGACCACGCCCCCCACGGCCAAAAAGGCGAAAAACACATGGATCAGGATGACCACGGCCAGGATGACGCTGTTTCCGGTCAGGGGAAAATGGATGTCGCTCATAAAGGGCCTCCGGCAGGGGAACGGGTTTGATTTTTTTAAAATCTTTGTAGGCCAATTTTATCCCTGTGTCAATGTTTTTTAGTAAAATAAAACCCTTGGGCCGCATGTTCATCCCCGTCGGCGTCAAGGCGCTTGACTTTTCGGGGGGTTTTGGGGCATGATTGCCCCATGACCTCAATCACCTGACAAAAGGGGAGGAAAGCAGACATGGACGCAAGAGTGAAGATATACACCACGCCCACATGACCCTACTGCAAAATGGCGAAAGAGTTTCTTTCCAAAAAAGGCGTGGATTTCAAGGCGTTTGACGTGACCCGGGACCCGGAGGCGCTCAAGGAGATGAAGGCGCTTTCCGGCGCGCGAACCGTTCCCGTGATCAGCGTGTGCGGCAATGTGATGATCGGCTTTGACGCAAAGCGCCTGGAGCATGATCTCAAATGCCTGGAGCAAAGCTCGCCCCTATGACCCCCCCGCCTCTTTTCGACGTGATCATCATCGGGGGCGGCCCGGCCGGTCTCAGCGCGGCCATTTACACGGCCCGGAAGGTTTTGAAAACCCTTCTGGTCAGCCATGACATCGGCGGCCAGGTCACCTACACCTACGATCTGGACAACTACCTGGGTTTCAGCCAGGTGGAGACGGCGGACCTCATCTCCAAGTTCGACGACCACGTGGATCGGTTCGGGGTGGCCAAGATCACCGGGGAAAAAGTGAGGCGGGCGGATGTGGCCGGGGAAGTCAAAACTATTTTTTTGAGCGACGGGTCGTCCCACTCGTCCAAAACGCTCATCATCGCCAGCGGGAAAAGACCCCGGCCCCTGAATGTGCCCGGGGAAAAGGAGCTGACGGGAAGGGGCGTGGCCTACTGCTCCACCTGCGACGCCCCCCTTTTCGCGGGCGCCGACGTGGCCGTGGTGGGCGGCGGCAACTCGGCCCTTGAGGCCGCGCTGGACCTGGACAAGGTGGCTGAAAAGATACACATGGTGTCTTTGACCCCCCTCACCGGGGACCCCATCCTCATCGAAAAGGTCCGGGCCTCTTCAAAAATTGACATCCTCATTGAGCACGACACAAAGGCCATATCCGGGGACGGCGAGGTGGACGGGATCGAGATCATATCCCTTAAGACGGGAAAAACCCGGAGACTCGACGTGGAAGGGGTGTTTATCGAAATCGGCCTTCTGCCCAACTCCGATCTTTTCTCAGACGCGGTCCCCACCAATTCCCTGGGGGAGATCGTGGTGGACAAGATGTGCAAAACCCGCGTCCCCGGGGTGTTCGCCTGCGGCGATGTGACCGATGTGCCCTACAAACAGGTGGTGGTGGCCGCCGGCGAGGGCGCCAAGGCGGCGCTGTCCGCCTATGATTACCTGATCAAAAGACGGTGAGGCGCTTTCAAAGCCGGCCGGCTCATGGTTTTTCCCTTTTTTCTTTCCTTTTTCTTTCTTTTCTCATGAAC
Coding sequences within:
- a CDS encoding conserved hypothetical protein (Evidence 4 : Unknown function but conserved in other organisms); its protein translation is MTPPPLFDVIIIGGGPAGLSAAIYTARKVLKTLLVSHDIGGQVTYTYDLDNYLGFSQVETADLISKFDDHVDRFGVAKITGEKVRRADVAGEVKTIFLSDGSSHSSKTLIIASGKRPRPLNVPGEKELTGRGVAYCSTCDAPLFAGADVAVVGGGNSALEAALDLDKVAEKIHMVSLTPLTGDPILIEKVRASSKIDILIEHDTKAISGDGEVDGIEIISLKTGKTRRLDVEGVFIEIGLLPNSDLFSDAVPTNSLGEIVVDKMCKTRVPGVFACGDVTDVPYKQVVVAAGEGAKAALSAYDYLIKRR
- a CDS encoding conserved hypothetical protein (Evidence 4 : Unknown function but conserved in other organisms) gives rise to the protein MAKEFLSKKGVDFKAFDVTRDPEALKEMKALSGARTVPVISVCGNVMIGFDAKRLEHDLKCLEQSSPL